A single Verrucomicrobiaceae bacterium DNA region contains:
- a CDS encoding nucleoside monophosphate kinase, translating to MSDLIKPARFRTLLILGAPGSGKGTQGKVLGSVPRFHHLACGDVFRSLDTRTPLGQKFVEYSSRGELVPDDVTVQLWHANVKQRVDAHAFKPEIDFLVLDGIPRNVEQAQHMEQHIEVVKVFHLSCPNRSELARRLRKRALKDNRFDDANESVIQNRFATYDAETKPILDYYGSDRVIEIDASQAPAKVLYDILGGVMRLEEWKEIEKMKI from the coding sequence ATGTCTGACCTCATCAAACCCGCTCGTTTTCGCACTCTCCTCATCCTCGGCGCTCCTGGCAGCGGCAAGGGCACCCAGGGTAAGGTGCTCGGCTCCGTGCCACGCTTTCATCATCTGGCCTGCGGGGATGTTTTCCGCTCGCTGGATACACGCACGCCACTGGGGCAGAAATTCGTCGAATACAGCAGCCGTGGTGAGCTGGTGCCGGATGATGTGACCGTGCAGCTCTGGCATGCGAATGTGAAGCAGCGTGTGGATGCGCACGCCTTTAAGCCGGAGATCGACTTCCTCGTACTTGATGGCATCCCGCGCAATGTGGAGCAGGCGCAGCACATGGAGCAGCACATCGAGGTGGTGAAAGTCTTTCACCTGAGCTGCCCAAACCGCTCTGAGCTGGCTCGCCGTCTGCGCAAGCGTGCGCTCAAGGACAACCGCTTTGATGATGCGAATGAGAGCGTCATCCAAAACCGCTTCGCCACCTATGATGCGGAAACCAAGCCCATCCTCGACTACTACGGCAGTGATCGCGTCATCGAAATCGACGCCAGCCAGGCTCCGGCCAAAGTGCTCTACGACATCCTCGGTGGTGTCATGCGCCTGGAGGAGTGGAAGGAAATCGAGAAGATGAAGATCTGA
- a CDS encoding LptF/LptG family permease, giving the protein MCIKKLDELLGNTELPLSVVMEFVGLVVPFSLIYTIPWAFLTAILLVFGRLSADNELVSMRMSGMSMIRICLPVFALAFVLAGICFWVNVELAPAAKDRMKRLFYSVVAQNPETLFQEGQVLDKMPGYRIYTGKREGTKLSDLHIMKLDAGTGASYIRADEGELHTTPGSLNFSLNLRGMNTEGGVAASGEGIPTTLGIRDAWLAFSLEELQKDTVRVNASMKTTSALSQEVDTSRDIFTDAEMTPQERSLSRTELHKRYSFSLASITFALVGIPLGVTAQRRETSAGFVIGIATALVYMAFIIMGDAMNDKPAALPHLIMWAPNVIFLGLGAWLFRRLSAR; this is encoded by the coding sequence ATGTGTATAAAAAAGCTCGATGAGCTGCTCGGCAATACGGAGCTGCCCCTTTCGGTCGTCATGGAGTTTGTTGGACTGGTGGTGCCGTTTTCGCTCATTTACACCATCCCTTGGGCATTCCTCACGGCTATCCTGCTAGTCTTTGGCAGGCTATCGGCGGACAATGAACTCGTTTCCATGCGCATGAGCGGGATGTCGATGATCCGAATATGTCTGCCGGTCTTTGCATTGGCCTTCGTATTGGCCGGAATTTGTTTTTGGGTGAATGTGGAATTAGCTCCTGCTGCGAAAGATCGCATGAAAAGGCTTTTTTACAGTGTCGTGGCGCAGAACCCTGAAACGCTTTTCCAAGAAGGCCAAGTGCTCGATAAAATGCCAGGCTACCGCATCTACACGGGCAAACGTGAAGGCACGAAACTGAGTGACCTACATATCATGAAACTTGATGCGGGAACAGGTGCCTCCTACATCCGTGCAGATGAAGGTGAGCTGCATACCACGCCCGGTTCCCTTAACTTTTCCCTCAACCTGCGTGGTATGAACACGGAAGGTGGCGTGGCAGCGTCCGGCGAAGGAATTCCGACCACACTAGGCATCCGAGATGCGTGGTTGGCATTTTCCCTCGAGGAGTTGCAAAAAGACACCGTGCGGGTGAATGCCAGCATGAAGACCACATCCGCTCTCTCCCAGGAGGTGGATACATCGAGGGACATCTTCACGGATGCTGAAATGACCCCTCAAGAGCGCTCACTTTCCCGAACAGAATTGCATAAGCGCTATAGCTTCTCTCTCGCCTCCATCACTTTCGCCCTTGTGGGTATCCCGCTCGGTGTGACTGCGCAGCGGCGTGAAACCAGCGCCGGCTTCGTCATCGGCATCGCTACCGCTTTGGTGTACATGGCATTCATCATCATGGGGGATGCCATGAACGATAAACCGGCCGCATTGCCGCATCTCATCATGTGGGCACCCAATGTGATTTTTCTCGGGCTTGGAGCTTGGTTGTTTCGCCGCCTGAGTGCCAGGTAA
- a CDS encoding MFS transporter, with product MDSKRSNIWKWYVCGLLLLATTINYMDRVTLANASIRVTKEFSLSEEQYGNLELLFGWAFAFGSLVFGLLADRFRIYWLYPFVLAGWSIMGMVSGWTSSYHELLLCRFLLGFFEAGHWPCALKTTFSLLTEKDRTMGNSVLQSGASIGAIVTPQIMKALMTDEIGSWRGAFVIVGATGLGWVLLWFVTMRPSELDTAPQNTKVTHGRKISELIFSSRFWALALLITGTQTVWHIYRVWMMKFLQTGRGYTEAAALDFQSAYYIATDVGCIFAGIFSIFLAKRGFDAHQSRRWVYAGACLFTSMSVSLPWLTQGWLLLGVLLIIGAGALALFPCYYSFVQELSPLHVGQVTGLLSMWVWAVTSPLHKFFGWIADKTGSYDEGLVIAGIAPWIGVIAMRFFWDLPKHRPNTTLGA from the coding sequence ATGGATTCAAAACGCTCAAATATTTGGAAGTGGTATGTCTGTGGACTGCTACTGCTAGCGACAACGATCAATTATATGGATCGCGTCACTTTGGCGAACGCTTCTATCCGAGTGACAAAAGAGTTTTCGCTTAGCGAGGAACAATATGGAAATTTGGAGCTGCTTTTTGGATGGGCATTCGCTTTTGGATCGCTGGTATTTGGATTGTTGGCAGATCGCTTTCGAATTTATTGGCTATATCCGTTCGTTTTGGCCGGTTGGTCCATTATGGGAATGGTTTCAGGTTGGACCAGTAGCTACCACGAGCTGCTACTTTGTCGGTTTTTGCTCGGTTTTTTTGAAGCCGGTCACTGGCCATGCGCACTAAAAACAACGTTTTCTCTTCTGACTGAAAAGGATCGCACAATGGGCAATAGTGTATTGCAAAGTGGCGCGAGCATTGGCGCCATTGTTACGCCACAAATCATGAAAGCACTCATGACTGACGAAATTGGATCATGGCGCGGCGCTTTTGTGATTGTGGGGGCAACAGGGTTGGGATGGGTCCTGCTCTGGTTTGTTACAATGCGGCCCAGCGAATTGGATACAGCTCCCCAAAATACGAAGGTTACTCATGGTCGGAAAATTTCCGAATTAATTTTCAGTAGCCGATTTTGGGCGCTAGCTCTTCTAATCACAGGAACTCAAACGGTTTGGCATATTTATCGCGTTTGGATGATGAAGTTTCTACAGACTGGCCGGGGTTACACTGAGGCGGCGGCGCTCGACTTTCAAAGTGCGTACTACATCGCTACCGACGTAGGCTGCATTTTTGCCGGCATTTTCTCAATATTTCTGGCGAAGCGCGGGTTCGATGCGCATCAATCACGCCGATGGGTTTATGCGGGAGCATGTTTATTTACATCCATGAGTGTTTCGCTGCCGTGGCTGACTCAAGGATGGTTGCTGTTAGGGGTTCTTCTCATTATCGGTGCTGGCGCTTTGGCTCTGTTTCCGTGTTATTATAGCTTCGTACAGGAGCTATCCCCTTTGCACGTCGGTCAGGTTACTGGTTTATTGAGCATGTGGGTCTGGGCTGTGACTTCCCCGCTTCATAAATTCTTTGGATGGATCGCTGATAAGACAGGATCATACGACGAAGGTCTCGTGATAGCCGGAATCGCACCTTGGATAGGCGTGATTGCGATGCGCTTTTTCTGGGATTTGCCAAAACATCGCCCTAACACCACTTTGGGAGCGTGA
- a CDS encoding purine-nucleoside phosphorylase, giving the protein MLSDLQNARPDTAIVLGSGLGAVAEAFGIESEIPYDEIAGLSASTVPGHAGKFILSRHEGKSVLIAQGRRHLYEGLTAHEVTASIRFMHRLGVKRIVLTNAAGAIRDSFHVGGLMLITDHLNLQGTTPLLGGPHFHDMSEVYSMKWRSKFTAAASEVNLTLHTGVYAALLGPQYETPAEIRMLRTLGADAVGMSTVPEAIQAHALGMEVAGISMLTNWASGLKPQMLHHVEVVEVGQAASAELAQLLKAALSVVSDFSSPVHAPLPA; this is encoded by the coding sequence ATGCTCAGCGACCTCCAAAATGCCCGCCCAGATACTGCCATCGTTCTCGGCTCTGGCCTAGGGGCTGTGGCAGAGGCATTTGGGATCGAAAGCGAAATTCCCTATGATGAGATCGCGGGCTTAAGCGCCTCCACCGTGCCAGGACATGCCGGGAAATTCATTTTGAGCCGTCATGAAGGTAAGAGTGTGCTAATCGCACAGGGACGACGCCACCTGTATGAAGGACTCACGGCACATGAGGTCACTGCAAGCATCCGATTCATGCACCGCCTCGGCGTAAAGCGCATCGTACTGACCAATGCGGCTGGTGCGATACGGGACTCCTTCCATGTCGGAGGTCTGATGCTCATCACCGATCATTTGAATCTCCAAGGCACCACTCCGCTGCTCGGGGGCCCCCACTTTCATGATATGAGTGAGGTGTACTCCATGAAGTGGCGGAGTAAATTCACCGCTGCAGCTTCAGAGGTGAACCTGACGCTACATACAGGCGTCTATGCCGCGCTGCTCGGGCCGCAGTATGAAACACCGGCAGAAATCCGTATGCTGCGCACGCTCGGAGCAGACGCTGTGGGCATGTCCACCGTGCCAGAGGCCATCCAAGCACATGCGCTAGGCATGGAAGTGGCTGGTATTTCGATGCTGACGAACTGGGCCTCTGGATTAAAGCCTCAAATGCTGCACCACGTGGAAGTCGTAGAGGTGGGGCAGGCCGCCAGCGCAGAGCTGGCGCAGCTGCTCAAGGCGGCGCTATCAGTGGTTAGCGATTTTTCTTCGCCAGTGCACGCTCCTCTTCCTGCATAG
- a CDS encoding right-handed parallel beta-helix repeat-containing protein, whose amino-acid sequence MKSTPILYRLAAAALLFIPALAHGQGQLAPPGAAYPYPNERALNGAMAPVPSMKTLMQIDAGEHIPNRTAANTNLNGSLGHYVLANPGRYYLTENLDKRILITADNVTIDLGGFEVRYTGAGVGPIGIEAQSGVAGTVVRTKIINGRIIGKWSTGIQLNDFSVVTGVDVGGADTYGIKIGNSGLVDQCRTSAGWAPGPQAPGPGPHSGIFAGEAAVISSCNASGIRGTGIQCMDNSRVTDCTVNQVAGCGIVTAHSGSVGGCSVRTCGVTGFDLNSGSALFNSTAESCGGAGVHVRNACTLQNVNSILNLNHGFLVENIAPPNTPPVLDNATNFLQCLAQSNTGDGFLVTSQCTFTHCTADKNGTAGQIGSPPGSGDGFRFGNGCRLSNCTASQNIDDGFQGDNANTLDQNSALANGDNGIELTTDQNIVIRNTLRANTTAPMQPAAGAGGLAPTMLPSAPPPVNPFANFSL is encoded by the coding sequence ATGAAATCCACACCCATCCTCTACCGTCTCGCGGCAGCTGCCCTGCTCTTCATCCCTGCCCTCGCCCACGGCCAGGGCCAGCTCGCGCCTCCCGGTGCGGCTTATCCTTACCCGAATGAACGTGCTCTCAATGGTGCCATGGCACCCGTACCAAGCATGAAGACCCTGATGCAAATCGACGCCGGGGAGCACATCCCCAACCGCACTGCTGCTAATACCAATCTCAATGGCTCCCTCGGCCATTACGTACTGGCCAATCCAGGTCGCTACTACCTCACGGAGAATCTCGACAAGCGCATCCTCATCACGGCGGACAATGTCACGATCGATCTTGGCGGCTTTGAGGTGCGCTACACGGGCGCAGGCGTGGGCCCCATCGGTATCGAGGCGCAGAGTGGCGTCGCTGGCACCGTCGTGCGCACGAAGATCATCAATGGCCGCATCATCGGAAAATGGAGCACCGGCATCCAGCTCAATGATTTCAGTGTCGTCACCGGCGTAGATGTCGGCGGTGCGGACACCTATGGTATCAAGATCGGTAATTCCGGCCTGGTGGATCAGTGCCGCACCAGCGCAGGCTGGGCACCCGGGCCACAGGCACCTGGCCCTGGACCGCACAGTGGCATTTTTGCCGGTGAGGCCGCTGTCATCTCCTCCTGCAATGCCTCCGGCATCCGCGGCACCGGCATTCAATGCATGGATAACTCCCGTGTCACCGACTGCACCGTGAATCAAGTCGCGGGCTGCGGCATCGTCACTGCGCACAGCGGCAGCGTCGGCGGCTGTAGCGTGCGCACCTGCGGCGTGACCGGTTTTGACCTGAACTCTGGCAGCGCCCTCTTCAATAGCACCGCAGAGAGCTGCGGTGGCGCGGGTGTGCATGTGCGGAATGCCTGCACGCTGCAAAATGTGAACAGCATCCTCAATCTCAATCACGGCTTCCTGGTCGAAAACATCGCCCCGCCGAACACACCGCCTGTATTGGACAATGCCACGAACTTTTTGCAATGCCTGGCTCAGAGCAATACCGGCGACGGGTTCTTGGTGACTAGCCAATGCACCTTCACCCACTGCACAGCGGACAAAAACGGCACCGCAGGCCAAATCGGCAGCCCTCCAGGTAGTGGTGACGGCTTCCGCTTCGGTAATGGCTGCCGCCTGAGCAATTGCACCGCCAGTCAGAACATCGACGACGGCTTCCAGGGCGATAATGCCAACACCCTCGATCAAAACAGCGCCCTCGCCAATGGCGACAACGGTATCGAACTCACCACCGATCAAAACATCGTCATCCGCAATACCCTGCGGGCCAATACCACCGCCCCCATGCAGCCAGCCGCAGGCGCTGGTGGTCTAGCCCCCACCATGCTGCCCTCCGCTCCGCCCCCGGTGAATCCTTTCGCGAACTTCAGCCTGTGA
- a CDS encoding arylsulfatase, whose translation MPPLMKSLFLFFCLATAVLARQPNVVLILADDLGRGDLGCYGQKIIRTPNLDRMAAEGMKLMDHYSGNAVCAPSRCVLMTGMHPGHAFIRDNRQADNAKGLPKMGKPEHEGQFPIPDATQTMPEAFRAAGYVTGGFGKWGLGGPGSTGEPLKQGFDRWFGYNCQGVAHNFYPTYLWDNDKTIDLKNAPFPSNDKLRPDEDPSKPESYKRFQGREYSADLIADAALDFVRENKERPFFLYWPTTVPHLALQVPDDSLAEYVGKFDDPPYPGGKGYTPHFRPRAAYAAMVTRMDREIGKMMTLIADLGLDENTIFIFISDNGSLHGTHQGLGGVDAAFFDSSGGLRDGKGTLYEGGIRSPGIVRWKGQVAAGSTSTAVTGFEDWMPTLLDLCGIQKASSDIDGLSFAALLRGKGNVGRDFLYREFTGYGGQQCVRMGKWKYIRTGLSAGPKSKRGAKTAEELYDLENDAGESKNVIAEHPDVVAKIQEIAAREHRNSAEFKFPALDK comes from the coding sequence ATGCCCCCGCTTATGAAATCCCTTTTCCTTTTCTTTTGCCTCGCCACAGCGGTGCTAGCTCGTCAGCCGAATGTCGTTCTCATCCTCGCCGATGACCTGGGACGCGGGGATCTGGGCTGTTATGGCCAGAAAATCATCCGCACGCCGAATCTGGACCGCATGGCGGCAGAGGGGATGAAGCTGATGGATCATTACAGTGGGAATGCCGTGTGTGCCCCTTCGCGATGCGTGTTGATGACAGGCATGCACCCTGGGCATGCCTTCATCCGTGATAATCGACAGGCTGATAACGCGAAAGGGCTCCCTAAAATGGGCAAGCCGGAGCACGAGGGCCAGTTTCCCATTCCTGATGCGACTCAGACAATGCCAGAGGCATTCCGAGCAGCCGGGTATGTGACGGGTGGTTTTGGAAAATGGGGCCTCGGGGGGCCTGGTAGCACCGGGGAGCCGCTCAAACAGGGCTTTGATCGCTGGTTCGGCTACAACTGCCAAGGTGTAGCGCATAATTTTTATCCCACCTATCTCTGGGATAATGACAAAACCATTGATCTGAAGAATGCCCCCTTCCCCTCCAATGACAAACTCAGGCCCGATGAGGACCCGAGCAAGCCAGAGAGCTACAAGCGCTTTCAGGGCCGCGAGTACTCGGCAGATCTGATCGCAGACGCTGCGCTGGACTTCGTCCGCGAGAACAAGGAACGGCCCTTCTTTCTGTATTGGCCCACGACGGTGCCGCATCTCGCCCTCCAGGTGCCAGATGACTCGCTAGCGGAGTATGTAGGCAAATTTGATGATCCACCTTATCCCGGCGGCAAGGGCTACACGCCCCACTTCCGCCCCAGGGCGGCCTACGCGGCGATGGTGACACGCATGGATCGAGAAATCGGAAAAATGATGACGCTGATCGCTGATCTCGGGCTGGATGAGAACACGATCTTTATCTTCATCAGCGATAATGGCTCCCTCCATGGCACGCATCAGGGTCTGGGCGGTGTCGATGCAGCTTTCTTTGATAGCAGCGGTGGGCTGCGTGATGGCAAGGGCACGCTCTATGAAGGTGGCATCCGATCCCCTGGCATCGTGCGCTGGAAGGGCCAAGTCGCGGCGGGCAGCACCAGCACGGCTGTGACCGGGTTTGAGGACTGGATGCCGACTTTACTCGATCTCTGCGGCATCCAGAAAGCCAGCAGTGACATCGATGGGCTTAGTTTCGCCGCACTACTGCGCGGCAAAGGCAATGTGGGCCGAGATTTCCTCTACCGTGAGTTCACTGGCTACGGGGGCCAGCAATGTGTGCGCATGGGGAAATGGAAGTACATCCGCACAGGCCTAAGCGCTGGCCCAAAGAGCAAACGCGGCGCAAAAACGGCCGAGGAACTCTATGATCTAGAAAACGATGCCGGAGAGTCGAAAAACGTCATTGCGGAGCATCCAGACGTCGTCGCGAAGATCCAAGAGATCGCTGCACGCGAGCATCGCAACAGTGCCGAGTTCAAATTCCCCGCTCTGGATAAGTAG
- a CDS encoding DedA family protein has protein sequence MSNIIDFILHVDKHLQTFAEQHGTLIYVLLFAIVFCETGLVVTPFLPGDSLLFAVGALAAQGFMRIEVVIPLLVCAAIIGDNLNYWIGRRSGGWIVNQRWFNRDYLAKTEAFFVKHGGRAIVIARFVPIVRTFAPFTAGFGRMQYRRFLMFSLGGGIFWVLSIALLGYALGNIPVIKSNFKLVSLMIIAVSLLPVVIEFIKHRREAKK, from the coding sequence ATGAGCAACATCATCGACTTCATCCTCCACGTGGACAAGCATCTGCAAACCTTTGCCGAGCAGCACGGAACACTCATTTACGTTCTACTCTTCGCGATTGTCTTCTGTGAGACAGGCTTGGTGGTGACGCCCTTCTTGCCCGGTGATTCGCTCTTGTTTGCAGTGGGGGCATTGGCTGCGCAGGGCTTTATGCGCATTGAAGTCGTGATCCCGCTCTTGGTGTGCGCGGCGATCATCGGCGATAACTTGAACTACTGGATCGGACGAAGGAGCGGCGGGTGGATCGTGAACCAACGCTGGTTCAATAGAGATTATCTCGCGAAGACAGAAGCGTTCTTCGTGAAGCATGGTGGTAGAGCAATTGTGATCGCACGCTTTGTTCCCATCGTGCGCACGTTCGCTCCATTCACCGCAGGCTTTGGCCGCATGCAGTATCGCCGCTTTCTAATGTTCAGTCTTGGTGGTGGTATCTTCTGGGTACTGAGCATCGCATTGCTTGGCTATGCGCTTGGCAACATCCCAGTCATCAAGAGTAACTTCAAACTAGTGTCCTTGATGATCATCGCAGTGTCGCTGCTCCCAGTGGTAATCGAGTTCATCAAACATCGTCGTGAAGCGAAAAAGTGA
- a CDS encoding tyrosine recombinase XerC codes for MTRDQLAEDFLCYMDAERRSSPRTLGNYELAMRQFREWRTPFKGWDQLTADDFRAFLFHLMKQERGRATIRLQFAALRSFFKWLTRRRDWTHNPLLDVQLPKLEKKLPVVFTQTQIEEMLALPLKSPKDKQAASWSPERDAAILEMFYSTGMRLSELAGLDVTDVDPIGEIVRVFGKGRKERLCPLGQPALEALQRYRHKARVHDGALFISKVRRRMSLIAISEVVKKYWVQSGLAVHMTPHKFRHSFATHLLNNGADLRSVQSLLGHASLSTTQIYTNVSTQRMKEVYDAAHPRA; via the coding sequence ATGACCCGCGACCAACTCGCAGAGGACTTCCTGTGCTACATGGATGCAGAACGACGCAGCTCGCCGCGCACGCTGGGGAACTATGAATTGGCAATGCGTCAGTTCCGTGAGTGGCGGACTCCCTTTAAAGGCTGGGACCAGCTCACGGCGGATGATTTTCGCGCATTCCTTTTCCACCTCATGAAGCAGGAAAGGGGCCGCGCCACGATACGACTGCAATTTGCGGCATTACGTAGCTTCTTCAAATGGCTCACCCGCAGACGCGACTGGACTCACAATCCACTATTGGACGTGCAATTGCCAAAACTGGAGAAAAAACTGCCCGTAGTCTTCACCCAGACGCAAATCGAGGAAATGCTCGCACTGCCTCTGAAGTCGCCTAAAGACAAACAGGCAGCCTCCTGGTCTCCAGAGCGTGATGCGGCCATTTTGGAGATGTTTTACTCCACCGGCATGCGCTTAAGTGAACTCGCTGGACTCGATGTCACCGATGTGGATCCGATTGGAGAAATTGTGCGAGTTTTTGGCAAAGGCCGCAAAGAGCGTCTCTGCCCGCTAGGCCAACCCGCATTGGAGGCGCTCCAGCGCTATCGGCATAAGGCACGGGTACATGACGGTGCATTATTCATCAGCAAAGTTCGCCGACGCATGTCACTCATCGCAATCAGCGAAGTGGTAAAGAAATACTGGGTCCAAAGCGGACTGGCCGTCCATATGACGCCGCATAAATTCCGCCACAGCTTTGCAACTCACTTGCTGAACAACGGCGCAGATCTCCGCAGCGTTCAGAGCTTACTCGGACACGCCAGTCTCAGCACAACGCAGATCTACACGAACGTCTCCACACAGAGAATGAAGGAAGTCTATGACGCCGCGCACCCTAGGGCATGA
- a CDS encoding type III pantothenate kinase yields MKNNLLLIDIGNGRTKFGLATSDVILERREQATRDISPETIHQVVTGWSFGRAILCSVVPKAVEAFTEVLGTKLTVLRHDTPMGIGIRYPKPETIGPDRLANAVALSSMHGAPGIVIDFGTAVTFDILSEDRNYIGGVIAPGLRLMTDYLHERTALLPRVELSEPTSAIGTSTKDAILAGAAIGYRGMVKGILEALRKELTAPKIVATGGDAAWIISGMEEDIAVDADLTLHGLRIIGQTPTLKM; encoded by the coding sequence GTGAAGAACAATCTACTGCTCATCGACATTGGTAACGGGCGCACAAAATTCGGCCTAGCAACTAGCGACGTCATTTTAGAGCGACGTGAGCAGGCCACGCGGGATATTTCTCCAGAAACCATTCATCAAGTCGTAACCGGTTGGTCTTTTGGTCGAGCGATTTTGTGTAGTGTTGTGCCAAAAGCGGTCGAGGCTTTCACTGAGGTGCTCGGAACTAAATTAACCGTTTTGCGGCATGATACTCCCATGGGAATTGGTATTCGATACCCTAAGCCTGAAACCATCGGACCAGATCGTTTGGCAAATGCGGTCGCGCTCTCCTCGATGCATGGAGCACCTGGCATCGTTATTGACTTTGGCACTGCGGTTACTTTTGATATTTTGAGTGAGGATCGCAATTATATCGGAGGGGTGATCGCCCCCGGGTTGCGCCTCATGACCGATTATCTTCACGAGCGCACCGCGCTACTACCACGCGTGGAGTTGAGTGAGCCAACTAGCGCCATTGGCACATCAACAAAAGACGCCATTCTTGCTGGGGCCGCTATCGGTTATCGAGGTATGGTAAAAGGTATCCTAGAGGCCCTTCGCAAAGAGCTCACTGCACCGAAAATCGTCGCGACGGGTGGCGATGCTGCGTGGATCATCAGCGGTATGGAGGAAGATATTGCCGTAGATGCAGACCTCACTCTTCATGGACTCAGAATCATTGGGCAAACGCCTACTTTGAAGATGTGA
- a CDS encoding methionyl-tRNA formyltransferase — protein MRILFIGTGDIGLPSLEWLLNTPKHQVVGVVTQPDKPVGRKQVLTPSQIKVRAEKAGLRVFQPLKIRHAVDELKSFDAEIAVVVAYGQILSRAVLDVPPLGCLNIHASLLPRHRGAAPIQAAIRDGDQETGITIMFMDEGLDTGDMLIKQAMPILPTHTGGSLHDELAQLAPSTLEAALDLIAAGHPPREKQQESLVTHVRKLTRQDGKLDWARSADELERLVRAFTPWPGTHCLLNGSQLKVHRAALVEEADACPAPGTVVNANAEGILVSCGVGLLRLTEVQMEGGKRLNAAEFLRGHPLEVGDSLA, from the coding sequence ATGCGCATTCTTTTCATCGGCACCGGAGACATCGGGCTCCCCTCTCTAGAGTGGCTGCTCAATACACCAAAGCACCAAGTCGTCGGTGTCGTGACGCAGCCGGACAAGCCCGTGGGCCGCAAGCAGGTGCTCACACCATCGCAAATCAAGGTGCGAGCCGAAAAAGCAGGCCTGCGAGTTTTTCAGCCACTGAAAATCCGCCACGCGGTCGATGAATTGAAGTCCTTCGATGCGGAAATCGCCGTCGTCGTCGCCTATGGGCAGATTTTGTCACGAGCCGTGCTGGATGTGCCGCCGCTGGGTTGCCTGAATATCCACGCCTCGCTCCTGCCACGCCATCGCGGTGCCGCACCCATCCAGGCAGCCATCCGTGATGGAGATCAAGAAACAGGCATCACCATCATGTTCATGGATGAGGGGCTCGATACCGGGGACATGCTCATCAAGCAGGCGATGCCAATTTTACCGACTCATACGGGCGGCTCGCTGCATGATGAGCTGGCGCAGCTCGCCCCATCCACACTGGAGGCCGCGCTGGACCTCATCGCTGCGGGTCATCCACCGCGTGAAAAGCAGCAGGAGTCACTGGTGACGCATGTGCGCAAGCTCACTCGTCAGGATGGGAAACTCGACTGGGCTCGCTCAGCGGATGAACTGGAGCGTCTGGTGCGGGCCTTCACGCCATGGCCGGGCACGCATTGCCTGCTGAACGGCTCACAGCTCAAAGTCCATCGTGCCGCCCTGGTCGAGGAGGCCGATGCCTGCCCAGCCCCAGGCACTGTCGTGAATGCGAATGCGGAGGGTATCCTCGTCAGTTGCGGTGTAGGTCTATTAAGGCTCACAGAAGTGCAGATGGAAGGCGGAAAGCGCCTGAATGCGGCTGAGTTCCTGCGCGGGCATCCGCTTGAGGTAGGGGATTCCTTGGCGTAA